Proteins from a genomic interval of Zingiber officinale cultivar Zhangliang chromosome 1B, Zo_v1.1, whole genome shotgun sequence:
- the LOC121984394 gene encoding adenylyl-sulfate kinase 3-like isoform X4: MLATSSMSAIGKSTNIFWQECQVGKVDREKLLKQKGCVVWITGLSGSGKSTLACTLGRELHSKGKLTYVLDGDNLRHGLNKDLGFSSEDRAENIRRVGEVAKLFSDAGLICIASLISPYRKDRDSCRAIVPDSRFIEVFMNMPLELCEARDAKGLYKLARAGKIKGFTGIDDPYEPPLNCEIILSIS; the protein is encoded by the exons ATGTTGGCGACGAG TTCAATGTCTGCAATCGGGAAGTCGACGAACATCTTCTGGCAAGAATGCCAGGTCGGGAAGGTCGATCGGGAGAAGCTGCTCAAGCAGAAGGGTTGTGTCGTTTGGATAACTGGGCTCAGCGGCTCAG GGAAAAGTACTTTAGCATGTACGTTGGGTCGAGAATTGCATTCCAAAGGAAAGCTTACATATGTGCTTGATGGAGACAACCTTAGGCATGGGTTAAACAAGGATCTTGGCTTTTCATCAGAAGACCGTGCTGAGAATATACGAAGGGTTG GTGAAGTGGCAAAGCTCTTCTCAGATGCAGGTTTAATCTGTATTGCAAGTTTGATATCTCCATATAGGAAAGACAGAGACTCCTGCCGTGCAATTGTTCCCGACTCTAGATTCATTGAA GTATTCATGAATATGCCTTTGGAACTGTGCGAAGCAAGGGATGCAAAAGGCCTGTACAAACTTGCTCGAGCAGGAAAGATAAAAG GTTTTACTGGGATAGATGATCCATATGAACCACCTCTGAACTGTGAG
- the LOC121984394 gene encoding adenylyl-sulfate kinase 3-like isoform X3, giving the protein MLATSSMSAIGKSTNIFWQECQVGKVDREKLLKQKGCVVWITGLSGSGKSTLACTLGRELHSKGKLTYVLDGDNLRHGLNKDLGFSSEDRAENIRRVGEVAKLFSDAGLICIASLISPYRKDRDSCRAIVPDSRFIEVFMNMPLELCEARDAKGLYKLARAGKIKDLHAGFTGIDDPYEPPLNCEIILSIS; this is encoded by the exons ATGTTGGCGACGAG TTCAATGTCTGCAATCGGGAAGTCGACGAACATCTTCTGGCAAGAATGCCAGGTCGGGAAGGTCGATCGGGAGAAGCTGCTCAAGCAGAAGGGTTGTGTCGTTTGGATAACTGGGCTCAGCGGCTCAG GGAAAAGTACTTTAGCATGTACGTTGGGTCGAGAATTGCATTCCAAAGGAAAGCTTACATATGTGCTTGATGGAGACAACCTTAGGCATGGGTTAAACAAGGATCTTGGCTTTTCATCAGAAGACCGTGCTGAGAATATACGAAGGGTTG GTGAAGTGGCAAAGCTCTTCTCAGATGCAGGTTTAATCTGTATTGCAAGTTTGATATCTCCATATAGGAAAGACAGAGACTCCTGCCGTGCAATTGTTCCCGACTCTAGATTCATTGAA GTATTCATGAATATGCCTTTGGAACTGTGCGAAGCAAGGGATGCAAAAGGCCTGTACAAACTTGCTCGAGCAGGAAAGATAAAAG ATTTGCATGCAGGTTTTACTGGGATAGATGATCCATATGAACCACCTCTGAACTGTGAG